GTAGCGCTCGCAATACCGTCGTTCGTGTAGACATCGATGAACCCGGTATACGGCGTTATATGGGTACCGACTATCACATCCTGGTCTCCGTCACCGTCGATATCTCCGGCTCCGACAGCCCAGACCGCGCCAAGCACAAATATATCTTCAGGTCCTGCGTGTGTCACATAATCTCCAGCCGTGAAATTACCGGCGCCGGACCCTTCCATTATCTCGAATGCTCCAGTGGTACCGATCGATGTTCTCAGCCCGACGAGGATATCGATATCACCGTCGTTATTAAAGTCCGCAAGTTTGCTGTCCATCACCTCGTTCATCCCAGTCGTGAAATACGATTTGCTTGGAGAGGTGCTGAGGATGCCTTCGGCCTCCGTGTACCAGAGCTGGAGATTTCTCTCCGTAGATATCTCAAGGCCGCTCAATATATCCACGGTCCCGTCACCGGAAAAATCGTAACGGCTCATCGTGTTAATATTGTACCCGGCGTCCCGCCTGTAAACGGGTTCGGAGTTGAACAACTCGTGTACCGGGGTCTGTGAGGTCTCCCAGTTATTATGGAAGACAAGCATATTCCCTATTCCTGTCGCGAGAGCCGTACCTAGAACAATATCGGTATCGTACTTGTCGTCCTCGTTAAGGTTTCCTGTCGACACGGAAAGTACCCTGTCCGTGTTCGAAATATGTATCTCTACAAAGTCGAGTTTTTCCTCCAGGACATCGCCGAAATCACGGACCACGGTCGTATCGGCTACGATCAGGATATCGGCATAGACATTCACAGTTGTGGATGTATATCCCATGGGATCGCGTTCAGTTATCTTATAAATATCCGGGTCAAGGTTGAATCTGTAATAACCGTCAGCGTTTGTCATCATCGAGTCGCCATTGGATACGATGACTGACACGTTCGGTATCCCGTCTTCCATCGAGTTCCTGACACCGTCTTCGTTGATATCCTTATAGACGTATCCCTCCAGCGTTCCTGTGACATCCCCCGCGAAATCACCAAAGTTGATCGTCACAGTATCGTCCTGATCGACTATAGCTGCCGGGACCGAGTTGGGCGTAGTCGAGGAGAGGCCTGTCGGGTCTGTCTCCACGACGATATAGTTCCCCTGCTGAGCAACGAAAGAATAGTAGCCGACGTCGCTGGAACGGGTGGTCGCACCGTTATCCAGCGATATCGACACACCCTGAATACCGTCCTCGCTGGGACCCTGGGTACCGTCTTTGTCGGTATCCTCGAAAACGACACCGTGGATGATACCGAACGGGGTGGAAGAAATATCTCCAAAGTTCACGACATATGACTGCCCTGATACGAGTGTCACCGATACGAGGTTCGCCGTCGTCGAAGTATATCCCATCGGATCGACTTCCTGGATCGAGTAATCACCGGCAGGCAGCGGTATATAGTAGCGACCATAACTGTCGGTCAATACATTGCGATTCTGTCCGGCGATACGGATCTCGACTTTGGGAATACCAGTCTCCCCCGGATCGATCGATCCGTCGCTGTCTATATCGTGATATACCTGGCCCTGGATCGTCGATGTCGCCCTCGTCATGTTTCTGACATATATCTCCGAAGTCATCGTGACATTGATAAACCCGCCGTTAGTCTCATGCTTCTTGTCATACCTGTTCGATTCACTTATCGAAGTGATTCTGACCTTTCGGATCTTGCCGAGCAGGTTATCCGGCACTGCAGTAATTCCGGTAATCTCAGCCGTACTCAGTTTTCCGCTGTTATCACTATCCCCCCAGAGGATATCATCGGTCGTAATATCGTCGTCGTTATCGTAATAATATTGGAACAACGGCTCCGGTGTGATCCAGGTGGCGGCCAGATTAGGCCCCCTGATTATCGCGAGATCGTTCTCTCTTACTTCGTTTATCCCGCCATTGTTTCCGTAAATATGTTTCTTGAGTACGAAGAGATTGGTATTCGGTCCGTCCTCGGCTGTATCGTCTCCCCTGTCCAGCTTGTTTATGAGCCCGTCGTTAGTGGAATCAAGCGTAAAGGCTATCGTCTCGGCGTCAGAGTCGTAATCTGCGGCCGGCTGGTACAGGGACGTTCCAGAGACCGGAACTGTATTCGGCGAACTGGACCTGCGGTATGCGGTAAGTGGATTCTGTCCGTCGATCACCTCGCCATTATCAATATCAGCGTTGATCACGATCTGGTATGGTCCCGCGTGTGCGATAGGACGCTGGCCCCTG
Above is a window of Candidatus Latescibacterota bacterium DNA encoding:
- a CDS encoding VCBS repeat-containing protein, which gives rise to MNRTLKNDAGFTLVEMVISILVLGFVLISVAGVFVLFQKGAAQTGEYTEAQQNTRVALDYITEHLRQAGSQTDYFRGQRPIAHAGPYQIVINADIDNGEVIDGQNPLTAYRRSSSPNTVPVSGTSLYQPAADYDSDAETIAFTLDSTNDGLINKLDRGDDTAEDGPNTNLFVLKKHIYGNNGGINEVRENDLAIIRGPNLAATWITPEPLFQYYYDNDDDITTDDILWGDSDNSGKLSTAEITGITAVPDNLLGKIRKVRITSISESNRYDKKHETNGGFINVTMTSEIYVRNMTRATSTIQGQVYHDIDSDGSIDPGETGIPKVEIRIAGQNRNVLTDSYGRYYIPLPAGDYSIQEVDPMGYTSTTANLVSVTLVSGQSYVVNFGDISSTPFGIIHGVVFEDTDKDGTQGPSEDGIQGVSISLDNGATTRSSDVGYYSFVAQQGNYIVVETDPTGLSSTTPNSVPAAIVDQDDTVTINFGDFAGDVTGTLEGYVYKDINEDGVRNSMEDGIPNVSVIVSNGDSMMTNADGYYRFNLDPDIYKITERDPMGYTSTTVNVYADILIVADTTVVRDFGDVLEEKLDFVEIHISNTDRVLSVSTGNLNEDDKYDTDIVLGTALATGIGNMLVFHNNWETSQTPVHELFNSEPVYRRDAGYNINTMSRYDFSGDGTVDILSGLEISTERNLQLWYTEAEGILSTSPSKSYFTTGMNEVMDSKLADFNNDGDIDILVGLRTSIGTTGAFEIMEGSGAGNFTAGDYVTHAGPEDIFVLGAVWAVGAGDIDGDGDQDVIVGTHITPYTGFIDVYTNDGIASATFTWHSRYNSWGAVNDIMIADMQEDDSGDPDIVASMSMGPNFGFIMLWNNDGGVFGEPDTTGFVFGPKETPNFPTDWVDAMGEPLSMGLLYVNNDVFPDITYGTRSSSLYTGDIYILPSYGTLPENGFKINTTDLGEIISIDVADFNKDSRPDIVVGTRSSATQGKLVAYFGREL